In Petrotoga miotherma DSM 10691, one DNA window encodes the following:
- a CDS encoding glucose-6-phosphate isomerase produces the protein MNGIKFDFSNVFHPNIENGLTEEEINDQANRVQDIVETIKQNNPGFLNLPFTRVYIDRVLDLKTWIQSFESVVVLGIGGSALGNQALQTALNPLHYNALSKEIRKTPKIFILDNVDPDFIASVLDQIDPKTTLFNVISKSGTTAEAMANYLVARGIIEGYGLDPKKHFLFTTDPEKGILKKLAEEEGIKTLDIPPSIGGRFSVLTPVGLLSALASGIDIIDLYNGAKEMHKRVTNPNIWENPAAFNALVHYLYYQKGYNISVMMSYSNKLYLLADWYRQLWAESLGKKYNLKGEIVNVGQTPIKALGTTDQHSQVQLYNEGPYDKVITFIQLENFERNIKIPNIHCDLPELSYLGGKNLSALLNTELAGTEYALTENNRPNLKVIFPQINPFNVGQFIFAYEFQTAVMGNLLEINPYDQPGVELGKKVTYALMGRKGYEDFSIEVENKLKNKKQVTM, from the coding sequence ATGAATGGAATAAAATTTGATTTTTCAAATGTTTTCCATCCCAATATTGAAAATGGCTTAACTGAAGAAGAAATAAACGACCAAGCCAACAGAGTTCAAGATATTGTGGAAACGATAAAACAAAACAATCCTGGCTTTTTGAATCTACCTTTCACAAGGGTTTACATAGATAGAGTTTTGGATTTAAAAACGTGGATACAAAGTTTTGAAAGTGTAGTAGTTTTAGGCATAGGTGGTTCTGCATTAGGAAATCAAGCGCTGCAAACAGCCCTTAATCCATTGCATTATAACGCTTTGTCTAAAGAAATAAGAAAAACTCCTAAAATTTTCATCCTGGATAATGTTGACCCCGATTTTATAGCATCAGTTTTGGACCAAATCGATCCAAAGACTACTCTGTTCAATGTTATATCAAAATCCGGTACAACAGCAGAAGCCATGGCAAATTATCTAGTTGCAAGAGGAATAATCGAAGGATACGGATTAGATCCAAAAAAACACTTTCTATTCACCACCGATCCTGAAAAAGGTATATTAAAGAAGCTAGCTGAAGAGGAGGGAATAAAAACTTTAGATATACCTCCTTCAATTGGCGGTAGGTTTAGTGTTTTAACCCCTGTTGGCTTATTATCAGCTTTGGCAAGTGGAATAGATATAATTGATTTATACAACGGTGCCAAAGAAATGCACAAAAGGGTTACCAATCCAAATATTTGGGAAAATCCTGCGGCTTTTAACGCCTTAGTGCATTATCTATATTACCAGAAAGGTTACAATATTTCTGTAATGATGTCCTACTCAAACAAATTGTATCTACTAGCTGATTGGTACAGACAATTATGGGCAGAAAGTCTGGGGAAAAAATACAATTTAAAAGGTGAAATCGTGAACGTTGGGCAAACTCCAATAAAAGCATTAGGAACAACAGACCAACATTCCCAAGTTCAACTATACAACGAAGGGCCTTACGATAAAGTAATCACTTTCATACAACTAGAAAATTTCGAACGAAACATAAAAATCCCTAACATACACTGTGATCTTCCCGAGTTATCTTATCTGGGAGGTAAAAATCTTTCAGCCCTTTTGAATACAGAACTAGCTGGTACGGAATACGCTTTGACAGAAAACAATAGACCAAATCTAAAAGTTATTTTTCCTCAGATCAATCCCTTCAATGTGGGACAATTCATATTCGCATATGAATTTCAAACAGCAGTAATGGGAAATCTATTAGAGATAAACCCTTATGACCAACCGGGCGTCGAATTAGGTAAAAAGGTTACTTATGCTTTGATGGGAAGAAAAGGTTACGAAGATTTCAGCATTGAGGTAGAAAACAAACTTAAAAACAAAAAACAGGTGACGATGTAA
- the coaE gene encoding dephospho-CoA kinase (Dephospho-CoA kinase (CoaE) performs the final step in coenzyme A biosynthesis.) yields MVIGITGPAGSGKSTVSKIIKNIYGDKASIIDVDRLGHEVLTYFFIKEKLKENFGEEIFDDDNNISRSKLGEIVFSDKEKLELLNKIVHPEILKKTEQILKEISNKNDIIIVDAALLFKIGLDKLCDKIIYVDAPEELRIERLSENRGIPLEKARNIVKSQEYINSERCDFKISNIGNFDQLYKETEKIIQNL; encoded by the coding sequence ATGGTAATAGGAATTACAGGCCCTGCAGGATCTGGAAAAAGCACTGTATCAAAGATAATAAAAAATATATACGGAGATAAGGCATCCATAATCGATGTGGATAGGTTAGGACACGAGGTCTTAACCTATTTTTTTATTAAAGAGAAATTAAAAGAAAATTTTGGAGAAGAAATATTCGATGATGATAACAATATTTCTAGATCAAAACTTGGCGAAATAGTTTTTTCAGACAAAGAAAAGTTAGAATTATTGAATAAGATAGTCCATCCAGAAATTCTTAAAAAAACTGAACAAATACTGAAAGAAATTTCAAATAAAAATGATATAATAATTGTAGATGCAGCTTTGCTTTTCAAAATAGGATTGGACAAATTATGCGATAAAATTATCTACGTAGATGCCCCAGAAGAATTACGTATTGAAAGACTGTCAGAAAATCGCGGTATCCCCTTGGAGAAAGCAAGAAACATCGTTAAATCCCAAGAATACATAAACTCTGAGCGTTGTGATTTTAAAATATCGAATATTGGTAATTTTGACCAATTGTACAAAGAAACAGAAAAAATTATCCAAAACTTATGA
- a CDS encoding extracellular solute-binding protein has protein sequence MNSLVDTFNRENPDVHVSAIYVGNYSALNQKLLSTITAYSQGSTTDLPTLSQAYGNWTAMYLFSDVVQPLNGYIEKDPEFKEAWDNQIFPVLKDLVTWGDTVYGIPFNKSVYVYYYNPDLFDLFGVNPPKTMDELFEVSELLTMDLDMDGEMDQYGLGARNFIDDFQIFLYAHNATFLEYVGDGKYKIVLPEEKTKEVLSYIKNLKDSGYALFQNAYLDPQFGSGEIAAYMGTVAGLTYAEQSSRGKHGVAWAPLPSVDGVPHSPIAGTDLIMFNWVGQDQKDAAWRFMKFLMDPVNVAYWSINTGYVPIRRDVEEVPQWQTYTATDDKPTIALKELETAIPDPKPAAWNDIRNDISTVFANFLNDMATVDETYDAIVNTLEKGLKETGEYAE, from the coding sequence TTGAATTCCTTAGTCGACACTTTTAATAGAGAAAACCCAGATGTCCATGTCTCAGCCATATATGTGGGAAACTACAGTGCCTTAAACCAAAAGTTACTTTCTACGATCACCGCTTACTCCCAAGGAAGTACTACAGACCTCCCAACTTTATCTCAAGCTTATGGAAACTGGACCGCAATGTACCTTTTTTCTGATGTAGTGCAACCACTTAACGGATATATTGAAAAGGATCCTGAGTTTAAAGAAGCTTGGGATAATCAGATATTCCCTGTTCTAAAGGATTTAGTTACATGGGGAGACACAGTATATGGAATCCCATTCAACAAATCTGTTTACGTTTATTATTATAACCCGGATCTCTTTGACCTATTTGGAGTTAATCCCCCCAAAACCATGGATGAATTATTTGAAGTAAGTGAACTTTTAACAATGGATTTGGATATGGATGGAGAAATGGATCAATACGGATTAGGTGCAAGAAACTTTATCGATGATTTTCAAATATTTTTATATGCACATAACGCAACATTTTTAGAATACGTCGGCGATGGCAAATACAAGATTGTTTTACCCGAAGAGAAAACAAAAGAGGTTTTGAGTTACATAAAGAACCTGAAAGATTCCGGATACGCTTTGTTCCAAAACGCCTATTTGGATCCCCAGTTCGGCTCTGGAGAAATAGCTGCATACATGGGAACGGTGGCAGGTTTAACTTATGCTGAACAATCCTCCAGAGGAAAACACGGTGTTGCTTGGGCTCCATTACCTTCCGTAGATGGTGTTCCTCACTCTCCTATAGCTGGAACAGATTTGATAATGTTTAACTGGGTAGGTCAAGATCAAAAAGACGCAGCATGGAGATTCATGAAATTTTTGATGGATCCCGTTAATGTTGCTTACTGGTCTATAAATACGGGATATGTTCCAATAAGAAGAGATGTTGAAGAGGTTCCACAGTGGCAAACCTATACGGCAACAGATGATAAGCCAACTATTGCACTAAAAGAATTAGAAACTGCTATCCCAGATCCAAAGCCAGCCGCATGGAACGATATAAGAAACGATATCAGCACAGTATTTGCTAACTTCCTAAACGATATGGCGACTGTAGATGAAACATACGATGCCATCGTGAATACTTTAGAAAAAGGATTAAAGGAGACAGGTGAATACGCTGAATAA